GCAATTGAGGAATCAGCCCTGTGGCTTCTAAGCGATCCATAGCTGGATCAAATGCGCCCACACCAGGAAGGATCAAGGCCTGACAGCCTTCTATATCCTCCGGATGTTTCACAGCCTTGAGGGAACTCCCCAAGCGCTGAAAACAAGTTTGAACGGAAAAAAGATTTCCCATGCCGTAATCGATCAGTCCAATGGTCTGAACTGAACGAGACATGGTGATCGGTAGCGATGCGAATAAAGAAGACCAGCTAGTCGTTAGAGATGCTTGGAAATCGTGCCGGAGAGCGTGGCTTTGGGAACTGCGCCAACGACGGTGTCAACTTTCTGGCCCCCCTTGAACACCATCAAAGTGGGGATGCTGCGAATCCCGTACTGGCTGGCGACGTTGGGGTTCTCGTCGGTATTGAGCTTGAAGACTTTGATCTTGCCTTCGAATTCCTTAGAGATCTCGTCAACAATCGGAGCCACCATGCGGCATGGGCCACACCAGGGAGCCCAGAAGTCAACTAAGACAGGAACGTCACTTTGAAGGACATCCTGTTCAAAGGATGCGTCGGTTACAGCGGTAG
The Synechococcus sp. CC9311 DNA segment above includes these coding regions:
- the trxA gene encoding thioredoxin, with translation MSSATAVTDASFEQDVLQSDVPVLVDFWAPWCGPCRMVAPIVDEISKEFEGKIKVFKLNTDENPNVASQYGIRSIPTLMVFKGGQKVDTVVGAVPKATLSGTISKHL